One Panthera leo isolate Ple1 chromosome B1, P.leo_Ple1_pat1.1, whole genome shotgun sequence DNA window includes the following coding sequences:
- the LOC122217059 gene encoding secretory immunoglobulin A-binding protein EsiB-like isoform X2, translated as MGTMISLFYMWLYSQSFHFHVAHVYARFGYSSAQLIVGQRYLKGAGVVKDEEMAMHWFRQASKQGHPCASFNLAVGKLKNMTGSMEVGDVEILLNVAARQGVQEAQELLENVIWTRSKLLPTKKMRVF; from the exons ATGGGAACCATGATCTCTCTGTTTTATATGTGGCTGTATTCCCAGAGCTTCCATTTCCATGTGGCACATGTTTATGCACGCTTCGGGTATTCAAGTGCCCAGCTTATTGTTGGCCAGAGATACCTGAAAG GAGCTGGTGTGGTGAAGGATGAAGAAATGGCAATGCATTGGTTTAG acaAGCCTCCAAGCAAGGCCATCCCTGTGCTTCCTTTAACCTTGCAgtaggaaaactgaaaaacatgACTGGGTCCATGGAAGTAGG GGATGTAGAGATACTCCTTAACGTTGCTGCAAGACAGGGGGTCCAAGAAGCCCAGGAACTTCTGGAGAATGTTATCTGGACCAGAAGCAAGCTCTTGCCGACTAAAAAAATGAGGGTCTTTTAG
- the LOC122217059 gene encoding secretory immunoglobulin A-binding protein EsiB-like isoform X1 → MIMRILVIMGTMISLFYMWLYSQSFHFHVAHVYARFGYSSAQLIVGQRYLKGAGVVKDEEMAMHWFRQASKQGHPCASFNLAVGKLKNMTGSMEVGDVEILLNVAARQGVQEAQELLENVIWTRSKLLPTKKMRVF, encoded by the exons atcCTGGTCATAATGGGAACCATGATCTCTCTGTTTTATATGTGGCTGTATTCCCAGAGCTTCCATTTCCATGTGGCACATGTTTATGCACGCTTCGGGTATTCAAGTGCCCAGCTTATTGTTGGCCAGAGATACCTGAAAG GAGCTGGTGTGGTGAAGGATGAAGAAATGGCAATGCATTGGTTTAG acaAGCCTCCAAGCAAGGCCATCCCTGTGCTTCCTTTAACCTTGCAgtaggaaaactgaaaaacatgACTGGGTCCATGGAAGTAGG GGATGTAGAGATACTCCTTAACGTTGCTGCAAGACAGGGGGTCCAAGAAGCCCAGGAACTTCTGGAGAATGTTATCTGGACCAGAAGCAAGCTCTTGCCGACTAAAAAAATGAGGGTCTTTTAG